ATTGGCCGTGATCGGCGTGCCGTCGGCGAACTTGGCGTCCTGGCGGAGATGGAAGGTGTACACCGTCCCATCGGCCGAGACTTCATAGCTCTCCGCGCCCGCACCGATGAACTTGTCCGAGCCGATATAGACCTGATCGCCCTGGTCGGTCAACTCCTGCTGGATCAGCGGCTCGTACAGGTTAGCGGTGGCATCGTACGCGGCGATGCTGCGGAACTGCATCGGCTCGATGTGGTCGATATCGCCATCATAGGCGATCACGATCGTTCCTTCTTCGCCGCAGGCGACAGGCTCAGCGACGGGCGCCTCGGTGGCTGGCGCCGGTGCTGGCACCTCCGTGGCCGGGGCTTCCGTCGGCGCTGGTGCCGGCTGGCAGGCACCGAGAACCAGAGCAATCATCACAATCAGGGACAGGTATCCAAGTAGCTTGCTTCGGGGTTCCATTTCTCCTCCAGAAGGGATCTTGTAGGGTTGCTGACAACCTGCCGGCTGTTGCTCTCAGCCCATTCACCGCTCCTTTCCCAGAGGCGCGATCGGCGTTCCCCACGCGCTCCCGGCCCCGTTGATGTACTGACCGATCTCGGCAATGATCTGCCGGATCGCTGGACTGTGCTTCAGCGCCGATCGGTACGCATCGATATCGGTGACTTCCAAGACCTCGATGTAGTCGAAGAGAAACTCGCCCTCTCCTTCCACTGGTCCGGCGACGCGGTGGACTCGGTAGTGCTCGACACACTCGATGCCTTCCGCCAGGCGGTAATCGGTCTGCTGCACCCACCGCTCGTAGGCCGCCGCCTCCACTCCAGCCTTCAACCGGGAAAACCAGAAAACACTCGGCATGGCCTCATCTGCCTCCGTGTTTCCACCCTGGACCTACGGTTGCGGAACCGGATCGGCGACAATGCAGTGTATCACGTCCACCATGTCCGCCGATTGCGAGTGGACCTCTTTCACGGCGGGATGCTCCTCCAAATCTCGGAGGTACGCATCCAGATCCGCTACTTCCACCACATCGATGAAATCGAAGGGAGCGGGGCCTTCCGGCGGGATGCAGCCCACAACCCGTGTGGAGGAGTAGTTGCGGATGCTGGCGATGCGCTTCACCGCCGGATAGTCGACGCGGCGCACGAAGGCCTGATAGTCCTCGGCGGTCACGCCCGGCTTCAACCTGACCAACCAATACACCGTGGTCATCCCAACCTCCTCACCGTAGCTCGCCCTCCGACAGCTCGCGCCCTACGGCCAGGTCGCAACCGGCGGGGCCCTCCGACTGACGTCCGCCTGAGGCCACCCTTCGCCAGCCAGGCCTGCGGTCGCTCATCCGTCCGCCTCGAAGGACAGCGGGTATCGCCCATACTCCAGACCTGCCTCCACCATCGCCAGCAGATTCTCCACCGGGACATCCGGCTGGAGGTTGTGGGTGGGATTCAAGATGTACCCTCCGCCGGGGGCAAGGGCGTTGATCTTGCTCCGAACCTCGCCTCGCACCTCGCCGGTCGATCCGTTGTTCAGGACGTGCATGGTGTCAATTCCGCCCCAAAACGACATCCGGTTTCCGAATTCTCGCTTGAGTCCCACGGGATCCATTCGCGCCGCCGTGGTCTGGACCGGGTTCAAGCAAGCCACCCCGATCTCGGCCAGATCATCGATCACATCCACAACGCTGCCGCAGGTGTGCCACATGATCGGCGCGCCCGACCTGGTCCGGATGGCCTCCATCATGCGTGCATGCCTCGGCTTGAACACTCTGCGGTAGGTGGCCGGCCTCATGCACAGCCGGTCCTGGTGGCCGATGTCATCGGAGACCGAGATCACATCCACCAAGTCGCCGACTTCGGCCGTCACCATTTCCAGTGGGCCGATCATCGACTCGGTCAGGCAGTCGGCCATGCATTCGAGGAGATCCGGCTGCGTCGCCAGATCGATGTACCAGTCCTCGTAACCGCGCACGTTCTGGCTGCACTGCAGCACCCACAAGGAGAGATTGAGGACCAGGGCGCAATCAGTGCTCGCCCGCATCGCCTCCACTCGGGCGCGCAGCCCGCGGGTGACCCCGGGATCGCTAGGATCCGGCCACGGATGGTGCAGGATGTCGCTCTTGGTGATCTCTCCCGCCAGCGGCGCTTTGTGCAGGTCATAGTAGAAGGAACTGGCCGGTTTGCGCCACTCGATCCCCCAGGGATCGCGGTAGTGGCCGTCGGCCAATTCAGTGTTCTGGTTGCACGCCAACTCGGGTGCATTGTACGAGACAAACCGGGTGTCGACCGAGAGCCGTGCCAGAATCCCTTCGTCGATGTGGCACACCTGCATGTTGCGTTCCATCAACTCGGTGGGCCGATCGACGCCGAAATGCCGCTTGAGGCGTTCATAGAAAGGAATGGTGGTCGTAGAAACCCAGGTGCTTCCGAGGTCGATCGGGACGCGGTCGGTCTCCTGGCGCGCCAGCGCTCGCACGACCCTCTCGCGAGGCGTCATGCTGGCCTGAGAGGGCATGTCAGACGCTGGTCCCACCGGGTCTCCACCGGCGGAGGCGCCCGCTCCTCCGCCCATGCTACTGCCGCCCCGCCGCGTTTCTTCCGCCCCCCGCCAACCGGGCGCGGCAGACTGAATAGGTGTCCGGGGCGCAGCCCGCGCCCGCAGGGCTGGCGAGCCGTGAGGCGCCGATGGGATTCAGGGCAACAGCTCCTCCAGCGGTCGATAGCGATCGTTCGGCCGCCCATAACGCGACGGGCTGAAGGCGGCATCCGCCTTCCCAGAGAGCACGGCCGCACGCAGGCGCGGATGGCACGCAACCACGACCAGGCAGACCATGCTGCCGACGTGCAGTTCGACGCTCATCAGGCCGCGCCCGGTCTGCGGGTCCAGCATCAGGACCAGATCCGGGAAGTACACCCGAGGCTCGCCGTCGATCGCCAGGAACATGCTCTCATTCTTGATCACCAGTTCGGCTTTGTGCCGAGAGAAATCGGACTTTCCCTGCAGAACGGCGGTCGTGAAGTAGAAGCCGAGGGTCTCCTCTTCCTGCATCGTGGCGATCTCACCGACGAACAGCAGCCTGCCGCCAACCTCTCGGGCGACGGCAGCCACCGGATCACCTCCAGCCTGGCGAGCGGCGAGGACCACCTTGCCCAACTTCAGGGAACCACTGATCGTGTTCGGGATGATCACGCGCTTGGCCGTCGCTCCGCTCATCGGATAGTGGTTGTTGGCGCCCAGACCGCCGCCGCGGGAGATCACAAAGCGACCGACCTGATCCGGGAAGGTCGGATCGGCCGCACTCTGCACAATCACAACGTTGCCCTGCATGTCCACCAACGGCATCGGGGTCAGGCTGATCCCGTGGCCGATAAATGAAGTCATCTGGGTCTCAGGAGCCGAGCGACCGAGGGCGTCTCCGTCAATGACCGGCAGTCCCATCCGGGCTCCGAGGGAAAGGATCACGGGGGTGTTCAGCCCGCCAACCTCAAAGGGGACGACATGCTGAATGGGTTTGCCCAGGAGCCCTTCCATCACCCGGGTGACTTCGAGCAGCTCGAATTTCTCCTCCCAGTGGCGCATGATGGTCTCGGTGCCCATCTGCTCGAGCACCTTGACCGAACCCATGATCCCGCCGCTGACGACGGTGCTCTCATCCGAGATCGCCTCCAGATCGATCAGGCTGGGAGCCCTGCCGCAGGCGAAATCGTTCTCCAAGATCGCCCTGCCCCAGGCCGGAGAGCCTCCACCGCCCGTTCCGAGGATCGCCA
This DNA window, taken from Anaerolineales bacterium, encodes the following:
- a CDS encoding DUF917 domain-containing protein, which codes for MATFELKHEDIDPLLEGLAILGTGGGGSPAWGRAILENDFACGRAPSLIDLEAISDESTVVSGGIMGSVKVLEQMGTETIMRHWEEKFELLEVTRVMEGLLGKPIQHVVPFEVGGLNTPVILSLGARMGLPVIDGDALGRSAPETQMTSFIGHGISLTPMPLVDMQGNVVIVQSAADPTFPDQVGRFVISRGGGLGANNHYPMSGATAKRVIIPNTISGSLKLGKVVLAARQAGGDPVAAVAREVGGRLLFVGEIATMQEEETLGFYFTTAVLQGKSDFSRHKAELVIKNESMFLAIDGEPRVYFPDLVLMLDPQTGRGLMSVELHVGSMVCLVVVACHPRLRAAVLSGKADAAFSPSRYGRPNDRYRPLEELLP